The Geotalea uraniireducens Rf4 genome window below encodes:
- a CDS encoding GumC family protein, translated as MMQHSDTNKLEPRASNLEPRTSNLEAGSNLEPRTSNLEPAPTLFDYLALFVKRWRLIAGITLVATIISIIVVLLIPGIYTAKAMILPREDDKGVMGAMMAQLGGLGGVAGIAGGGLGGATKAGLYVTMLKSETVKDPIIDRFKLKDLYEAKFRSDVYTALDKNVIVTAGKKDGVITIAVDDKNPKRAADLANAYVDELGKLAARLNMTSAGKDRGYLEERLAAARVDLAKAEDALKAFQAKNKAVSVTDQAKATIEGVAQLRAQLAAQEVQLATFRRQFTESSQEVKTAKSTAANLQAQIVKLEGNGEGSSSIPSVGSMPQLGQEYLRLMREFRIQETLVELLAKQYEVAKLSEVKDVSPFHVLQNAKVPERRSKPVRRKIVTIVFLAALAGSCALVLALDNFQKLRTGINSQGSQ; from the coding sequence ATGATGCAGCATTCCGATACTAACAAGCTCGAACCTCGCGCCTCGAACCTCGAACCTCGAACCTCGAACCTTGAAGCTGGTTCTAACCTCGAACCTCGAACCTCGAACCTCGAACCTGCTCCCACTCTTTTCGACTACCTGGCCCTGTTCGTCAAACGCTGGCGGCTGATCGCCGGCATCACCCTGGTCGCCACCATTATCAGTATCATTGTCGTTCTGCTGATCCCCGGCATCTACACTGCAAAGGCCATGATTCTGCCCAGAGAGGACGACAAAGGGGTCATGGGGGCCATGATGGCCCAACTTGGCGGTCTGGGCGGTGTTGCCGGTATTGCCGGTGGTGGTCTGGGGGGGGCGACCAAGGCCGGCTTGTATGTGACCATGCTGAAGAGTGAGACGGTCAAGGACCCGATTATCGACCGCTTCAAGCTGAAGGATCTGTACGAGGCAAAGTTTCGGTCCGATGTGTACACGGCGCTGGATAAGAATGTCATCGTCACGGCAGGCAAAAAGGACGGGGTCATCACCATTGCCGTGGACGACAAGAATCCCAAGCGGGCAGCGGATCTGGCCAATGCTTACGTGGACGAGCTGGGGAAACTTGCCGCCAGGCTCAACATGACATCGGCCGGCAAGGACCGCGGGTATCTGGAAGAACGCCTCGCTGCGGCCCGTGTCGATCTGGCAAAGGCGGAGGATGCTCTCAAAGCCTTTCAGGCAAAAAATAAGGCCGTATCGGTAACCGACCAGGCCAAGGCCACCATCGAGGGAGTGGCGCAGTTGCGGGCCCAACTTGCTGCTCAGGAGGTGCAGTTGGCCACCTTCCGGAGGCAGTTTACCGAATCAAGCCAGGAGGTAAAAACGGCCAAATCCACAGCGGCAAATTTGCAGGCACAGATCGTCAAGCTGGAGGGAAATGGCGAGGGGAGCAGTTCCATTCCATCAGTCGGAAGTATGCCGCAGCTGGGACAGGAGTATTTGCGGCTGATGCGGGAGTTCAGGATCCAGGAGACGCTGGTGGAGCTGCTGGCCAAACAGTACGAGGTGGCGAAGCTGTCCGAGGTCAAGGACGTTTCGCCGTTTCATGTGCTGCAGAATGCAAAGGTGCCGGAGAGGCGGAGCAAGCCGGTAAGGAGAAAAATCGTAACGATCGTCTTTTTAGCGGCCTTGGCCGGCTCCTGCGCGTTGGTTCTGGCACTTGATAATTTTCAGAAGTTGCGGACGGGCATAAACAGTCAGGGCAGCCAATGA
- a CDS encoding SLBB domain-containing protein — protein MEKTKYAGVESEQADQAELSAIERAAFAEDAAVETAHPQPYQVKNLTQFGYNFFRPSAAGFAPLSDIPVGPDYVIGPGDRIILNLWGGVEGTHELEVNRSGEIVLPRVGNVKVWGITFDRLPGLLKANLSKIFKDFDLNVTMGKLRVIKVYVVGEVKAPGDYNLSPLSTLINALSASGGPLKTGTLRNIQVKRGGKVVETVDLYDFFLKGDKGKDIRLQPGDTIFVPVIGRVAGIAGNVKRPAIYELREEKDLGDLIALAEGFLPTGYLQRVQISRVDAHEKKVVADFNIDPKGGGKSLDQILANIKIQDLDVVKIFPIDITLRDHVRLDGYVLRPGDYALQPGMRLSQLLLQDNLLPEYYKDAAEITRLYPPDYHPEKIFVNVAKALAGDPEHDLELKESDKVQIFSRWEMEEMPRIRINGEVQRPGEYRLFTNMTVRDLLLVAGNPKINAYLKNAEINRIKQTGEAVSSFPIVINLEEAIKGNPKDNLMLAPFDELSIRKIPNWAEEKERYVTLQGEFRFPGVYPIYKGEKLSTLIERAGGFTDKAYLRAAKFTRVSIRELQQKRMDELVAKTEQEILKKQAEVASVAASKEELEATRAALESLQRIVALLKAAKAEGRLVINMDKLDKFRDSPYDVELKGGDLLEVPQVPNAVNVLGQVYNPTSFIPIDGEDVEFYLGKAGGSTREAEESDTYVVRADGTVISRQQVSMFKNLFFCGFMSTPMEPGDTIIVPQKFERIAWMREIKDIAVILGNLALSAGVIVAAGL, from the coding sequence GTGGAAAAGACTAAATATGCCGGAGTGGAAAGCGAACAGGCGGATCAGGCGGAGCTTTCCGCCATTGAAAGGGCTGCTTTCGCCGAAGATGCGGCAGTAGAAACTGCCCATCCTCAGCCATACCAGGTAAAAAATCTCACTCAGTTCGGTTACAATTTTTTCAGACCGTCCGCGGCCGGTTTCGCCCCGCTCTCCGACATCCCGGTCGGTCCCGATTACGTCATCGGCCCGGGGGACAGGATCATCCTCAATCTCTGGGGAGGCGTCGAAGGGACGCATGAACTGGAGGTCAACCGGAGCGGAGAAATTGTGCTCCCGAGGGTGGGGAACGTGAAGGTCTGGGGGATTACCTTCGATCGGCTGCCGGGTCTTTTAAAAGCCAATCTGTCGAAGATCTTCAAAGATTTCGACCTGAATGTGACCATGGGGAAACTGCGGGTCATCAAGGTGTATGTGGTCGGCGAGGTGAAAGCACCCGGCGATTATAACCTGAGCCCGCTTTCGACGCTGATCAACGCTCTCAGTGCCTCAGGAGGACCGCTGAAAACCGGCACCCTGCGGAATATACAGGTTAAACGGGGGGGGAAGGTCGTGGAAACGGTCGATCTCTACGATTTCTTTCTCAAAGGGGACAAGGGTAAGGACATTCGTCTCCAGCCCGGCGATACCATCTTTGTGCCGGTTATCGGCAGAGTTGCCGGAATCGCCGGAAACGTAAAAAGACCCGCCATCTATGAGCTCAGAGAAGAGAAGGATCTGGGTGATCTGATAGCGCTGGCGGAAGGTTTTCTCCCTACCGGTTATCTCCAGAGGGTGCAGATTTCCAGGGTTGACGCCCATGAAAAGAAGGTGGTGGCCGATTTCAACATCGATCCCAAGGGTGGGGGTAAATCCCTGGATCAGATCTTGGCGAACATAAAAATCCAGGACCTGGATGTCGTCAAGATCTTCCCCATCGATATAACCTTGCGGGACCATGTCAGACTTGACGGTTATGTGCTCCGCCCCGGGGACTACGCCCTCCAGCCCGGCATGCGCCTGAGCCAGCTGTTGCTACAGGACAATCTCCTCCCCGAATATTATAAAGATGCCGCAGAAATCACCCGGCTTTATCCGCCCGATTATCATCCGGAGAAAATCTTCGTCAATGTTGCCAAGGCGCTTGCGGGTGATCCCGAGCATGACCTGGAACTGAAGGAGTCCGACAAGGTGCAGATATTCTCCCGTTGGGAGATGGAGGAAATGCCCAGGATCAGGATAAACGGGGAGGTGCAACGGCCCGGCGAATACCGGCTCTTCACCAATATGACGGTCCGTGATCTCCTTTTGGTCGCGGGCAACCCCAAAATCAACGCTTATCTGAAAAATGCCGAGATAAACCGCATCAAGCAAACCGGCGAGGCGGTATCGTCGTTTCCCATCGTAATCAACCTGGAAGAGGCCATCAAAGGCAATCCGAAGGATAACCTGATGCTTGCCCCCTTTGACGAGTTGAGCATCAGGAAAATTCCGAACTGGGCCGAAGAAAAGGAGAGATATGTCACCCTCCAGGGAGAATTCCGGTTTCCCGGCGTCTACCCGATCTATAAAGGGGAAAAGCTGAGCACCTTGATCGAGCGGGCCGGCGGCTTTACCGACAAGGCATACCTGCGGGCCGCCAAGTTTACCCGCGTGTCCATCCGCGAGCTGCAGCAGAAACGGATGGATGAGCTTGTGGCAAAAACCGAACAGGAAATCCTGAAAAAGCAAGCGGAAGTGGCCTCGGTTGCCGCCTCGAAGGAGGAGTTGGAGGCTACCAGGGCAGCCTTGGAAAGCCTGCAAAGAATCGTGGCTTTGCTGAAAGCGGCGAAGGCGGAGGGCCGGCTGGTGATCAACATGGATAAACTCGACAAGTTCAGGGACTCCCCCTATGACGTGGAACTCAAGGGGGGGGATCTGCTGGAAGTACCCCAGGTGCCGAACGCAGTGAATGTCCTCGGCCAGGTCTATAACCCGACCAGCTTTATCCCGATTGATGGTGAAGATGTGGAGTTTTATCTGGGGAAAGCGGGCGGCTCGACCAGGGAAGCGGAAGAAAGCGATACCTATGTTGTCCGTGCGGACGGAACGGTCATCAGCCGGCAACAGGTTTCAATGTTCAAGAACCTGTTCTTTTGCGGGTTCATGTCCACTCCCATGGAGCCGGGCGATACAATCATAGTCCCCCAGAAATTTGAAAGAATCGCCTGGATGCGTGAAATCAAGGACATAGCCGTCATCCTCGGCAATCTCGCGCTTTCTGCAGGGGTGATAGTTGCGGCGGGGTTGTAA
- a CDS encoding methyl-accepting chemotaxis protein translates to MKIKTRFIAVNALIVAVALAAVTAACLVKFSQELKRVAGVSQEARIKTFWELLKHKGNDIDIVEGRLKIGDYTVNGNFELPDRLKELCGGTATIFMGDERVSTNVIKPDGSRAVGTKLTGPAYEAVFKKGVPYRGEAEILGAPYFTAYDPIRNARGDIVGVLYVGVKKSEFFAAYHHLQMVVASIVAVILLLACLISAFAVSRLFNPLNRMHDLLKDIAEGEGDLTRRLDYRRQDEIGEMCTSFNLFMDKLYTIVSRVAGTTSQLAAAALQVQGSSNQIAEGADKVAQQSATVATASEEMALTSSEIAQNCLLAADEARQATDSAQTGSVVVEQTINKMNSVSEQVMAAARTVESLGQRSDEIGEIIGVIEDIADQTNLLALNAAVEAARAGDQGRGFAVVADEVRALAERTTKATRRIADMIATIQKETNAAVISIKQGVEEVEAGASEAHRSGDALRDILRQIDALNRQFNQIATAAEEQTSTTSEISRSMHQITDIVHDTAKGTQDAAAAAMQLNQLAQTLQSLVGQFRL, encoded by the coding sequence ATGAAGATAAAAACCAGGTTTATTGCCGTTAACGCCCTGATCGTCGCCGTAGCCTTGGCAGCGGTCACGGCGGCCTGTCTCGTCAAATTCAGCCAGGAACTGAAGCGGGTAGCCGGGGTTTCTCAGGAAGCCAGGATCAAAACCTTCTGGGAACTGCTGAAACACAAGGGCAACGATATCGATATCGTTGAAGGCAGGTTGAAGATCGGCGACTACACCGTCAACGGCAACTTCGAATTGCCCGACAGGCTTAAAGAGCTCTGCGGCGGAACGGCAACCATATTCATGGGTGACGAACGGGTATCGACCAACGTCATCAAGCCGGATGGCAGCCGGGCCGTCGGCACCAAGCTGACCGGGCCGGCCTACGAGGCGGTGTTCAAGAAAGGTGTGCCGTACCGGGGTGAGGCCGAGATCCTCGGCGCCCCATACTTCACTGCCTACGACCCGATCCGCAATGCACGGGGCGACATCGTCGGGGTGCTATACGTTGGGGTGAAAAAGAGCGAGTTCTTCGCCGCCTATCACCACCTGCAGATGGTCGTCGCCTCCATCGTGGCCGTCATCCTGCTGCTGGCCTGCCTGATCAGCGCCTTTGCCGTCAGCCGGCTCTTCAATCCGTTGAACCGCATGCACGATCTGCTCAAGGACATTGCCGAAGGCGAGGGCGACCTGACGAGGCGCCTCGATTACCGCAGGCAGGACGAGATTGGCGAGATGTGCACTTCGTTCAATCTGTTCATGGACAAACTGTACACCATTGTCAGCCGTGTTGCCGGCACCACCAGCCAGTTGGCCGCAGCCGCGCTCCAGGTGCAGGGTTCCTCGAACCAGATCGCCGAAGGGGCGGACAAGGTTGCGCAGCAATCGGCGACGGTCGCCACCGCCAGCGAAGAGATGGCCTTGACCTCCTCGGAGATCGCCCAGAACTGCCTGTTGGCCGCGGATGAGGCACGGCAGGCCACCGATTCTGCCCAGACCGGCAGCGTTGTGGTCGAGCAGACCATCAACAAGATGAACAGTGTATCCGAACAGGTCATGGCCGCCGCGAGAACCGTAGAGAGCCTCGGGCAGCGATCCGACGAGATAGGCGAGATCATCGGGGTGATCGAGGACATTGCCGACCAGACCAACCTGCTGGCACTGAATGCCGCCGTCGAGGCCGCCCGGGCAGGCGATCAGGGACGCGGATTCGCCGTGGTGGCCGACGAGGTCAGGGCACTGGCCGAACGGACGACGAAGGCCACCCGCAGGATTGCCGACATGATCGCCACGATCCAGAAGGAAACGAATGCGGCGGTCATCTCGATCAAACAGGGGGTCGAAGAGGTCGAGGCCGGGGCAAGCGAAGCGCACCGCTCCGGCGATGCGCTCAGGGACATCCTGCGCCAAATCGACGCCCTTAACCGGCAGTTCAACCAGATCGCCACTGCGGCCGAAGAGCAGACCAGCACCACCAGCGAAATCAGCAGAAGCATGCACCAAATCACCGACATCGTCCACGACACGGCCAAGGGGACCCAGGACGCTGCAGCCGCCGCCATGCAGCTCAATCAACTGGCCCAAACCCTCCAGTCGCTGGTCGGGCAGTTCAGGCTGTAA
- a CDS encoding helix-turn-helix domain-containing protein, producing the protein MTVGRRPAVIAILVILSARVSFCRNPISRFSMETVCSRADISRPTLYKVENGDPSVAIGIYVQVLRVLGLVEDLSSIAKEDVLRRRLQDESLPQRKRAPRKKPPTGDSDG; encoded by the coding sequence ATGACAGTGGGCCGGCGCCCCGCTGTCATTGCCATCCTGGTCATTTTGTCCGCCAGAGTATCATTTTGTCGCAATCCTATCAGTCGTTTTTCCATGGAAACGGTCTGTTCCAGGGCGGACATTTCGCGTCCGACGCTTTACAAGGTCGAGAATGGTGATCCATCGGTTGCCATCGGGATCTATGTCCAGGTTCTGCGCGTATTGGGACTGGTTGAAGATTTGTCATCGATAGCCAAAGAAGATGTTCTGAGGCGCCGTTTGCAGGACGAATCACTCCCCCAACGGAAAAGGGCTCCGCGCAAAAAGCCGCCGACGGGAGACAGTGATGGCTAA
- a CDS encoding cache domain-containing protein: MATIDPSLNYHSNTEELIALVKDATELVRTKGEAAFSDFRVSGSRWHQEEIYIFVLDPQGNMLVHPDSAMEGKNEMELKDINGKPIIRGLIGAATTFPNKPEGWYHYQWPVPGGLLPRWKSSYVRLVTAPSGKSYVVGSGMYNDRMERNFVVDAVTDAIGQIEKNGRAAFQLFHDPTGPFIAKDAYIFVFDMNGVDLVNPGFPNLEGRNLLDLKDTQGKQLIREMFKVVQTSGSGWVDYMWPKPGESVSTQKSAYVSKAKMGDQWVLVGCGVYLADAPKAVQAGKKMTAPELMALVREGAALLEKEGEKAYPEFRRKGSRWFHDDTYFFVWTANGIRTFHAAKPAGEGHDAGNMTDVLGRPFGKMVLEVASSPSGEGWVHYMYPEPEDIFPTWKSTFLKRITFPSGQQHIIGCGIYNMQMDKAFIEDVVDHAAALVADRGKEAFGQLRDKTSPFVFMDTYVFVITPDGTELVNPVFPSFEGKNLIYLRDLKGNPVIRDEIAAAMKDGSAWIDLYWYKPGQNTPARKQTFVRKVQSGQDTYIVGSGVYME, translated from the coding sequence ATGGCAACCATCGACCCTTCCTTGAATTATCACAGCAATACCGAAGAACTCATTGCTTTGGTAAAGGACGCGACAGAGTTGGTCCGCACCAAAGGAGAAGCGGCGTTCAGCGATTTCCGTGTCTCAGGCAGCCGCTGGCACCAGGAAGAGATCTATATCTTTGTGCTGGATCCCCAGGGAAACATGCTGGTCCATCCCGATTCGGCGATGGAAGGCAAGAACGAGATGGAGTTGAAGGACATCAACGGGAAACCCATCATCCGGGGACTCATCGGTGCCGCAACGACCTTCCCCAACAAACCGGAAGGCTGGTACCACTACCAATGGCCTGTTCCAGGCGGGCTTCTTCCCCGATGGAAAAGCAGCTACGTGCGGCTGGTGACTGCTCCGTCCGGCAAGAGCTACGTGGTCGGGAGCGGCATGTACAACGACCGCATGGAAAGGAACTTTGTCGTGGATGCGGTGACCGACGCCATCGGACAGATCGAGAAGAATGGCAGGGCGGCTTTTCAGCTCTTCCATGATCCGACGGGCCCCTTCATCGCAAAGGACGCATATATTTTCGTGTTCGATATGAATGGCGTCGATCTCGTCAACCCGGGCTTTCCGAACCTGGAGGGACGCAATCTTCTGGACCTTAAGGATACCCAGGGCAAGCAGTTGATCCGGGAGATGTTCAAAGTGGTGCAAACGAGCGGTTCCGGCTGGGTCGACTATATGTGGCCCAAGCCGGGAGAAAGCGTCTCCACGCAGAAATCGGCTTATGTGAGCAAAGCGAAGATGGGAGACCAATGGGTGCTGGTGGGTTGCGGTGTCTACCTGGCTGATGCCCCCAAAGCCGTTCAGGCCGGCAAGAAGATGACCGCTCCGGAACTGATGGCCCTCGTTCGGGAAGGGGCGGCGCTCCTGGAGAAGGAGGGGGAGAAGGCCTATCCGGAATTCCGAAGGAAAGGGTCCAGGTGGTTCCATGACGATACCTATTTCTTTGTCTGGACAGCAAACGGGATCAGGACCTTCCATGCTGCGAAGCCCGCGGGCGAAGGCCATGATGCCGGCAACATGACGGATGTTCTGGGAAGGCCCTTCGGGAAAATGGTCCTGGAGGTGGCTTCGAGCCCTTCAGGTGAGGGATGGGTCCATTACATGTACCCCGAGCCTGAGGATATCTTCCCTACCTGGAAGTCCACATTTTTGAAGCGGATCACATTTCCCTCCGGGCAGCAGCACATCATCGGCTGCGGGATCTACAACATGCAGATGGATAAGGCCTTCATCGAGGATGTGGTCGATCATGCCGCTGCTCTTGTCGCAGACCGAGGGAAGGAGGCCTTTGGCCAATTGCGGGACAAGACGAGTCCTTTTGTCTTCATGGACACCTACGTGTTTGTCATCACCCCGGATGGCACCGAGTTGGTGAACCCGGTCTTCCCCAGCTTCGAAGGAAAAAACCTCATCTACCTGAGGGATCTGAAGGGGAATCCGGTGATCCGGGACGAAATAGCCGCTGCCATGAAGGATGGCAGCGCCTGGATCGACCTCTACTGGTACAAGCCCGGACAAAATACGCCTGCGCGCAAGCAGACCTTCGTGCGGAAGGTGCAATCGGGTCAGGATACTTATATCGTCGGCTCGGGCGTTTATATGGAATAA
- a CDS encoding Fic family protein, giving the protein MIQYIWQRPEWPKFTWDDARLLTPLGECRLLQGKLLTKVSTLGLALEHQAQAEILVEEAVKTAAIEGEQLDVRSVRSSVARRLGLPSAGLPVDRRIDDLVSVLLDATQNFEKQLTKERLWGWQAALFPSGYSGMHKIKVGDWRDSSEPMRVVSGPIGREKIHYEAPPAGKLDKEMERFFSWWKESTANAEGIIRAAIAHFWFVTIHPFDDGNGRIARVLTDMALAQDDKQHNRYYSLSTQIMAERETYYTILENTQKGNGDITDWLVWFLGCFARAIERSETILAGVFMRAEFWRKHAEVTLSDRQKKVINRVLEEGPSGFEGGLTTRKYASIGKVSRATAFRELDQLVELGILKRSGKGRSVSYELPANTLSD; this is encoded by the coding sequence ATGATTCAGTATATCTGGCAACGGCCTGAATGGCCAAAGTTCACCTGGGATGATGCCCGGTTGCTGACTCCTCTTGGAGAGTGCCGTTTGTTGCAGGGGAAGCTGCTGACAAAGGTATCCACTCTTGGTTTGGCCCTTGAGCATCAGGCCCAAGCCGAAATATTGGTTGAAGAGGCTGTCAAAACAGCCGCTATCGAAGGCGAACAGCTCGACGTGCGTTCTGTGCGTTCTTCGGTGGCAAGGAGACTTGGACTACCATCGGCGGGACTTCCTGTAGATCGTCGCATAGATGACCTCGTATCGGTATTGCTGGATGCCACGCAAAACTTTGAAAAGCAGCTGACAAAGGAACGGCTGTGGGGCTGGCAGGCCGCCCTCTTCCCTTCCGGCTATTCCGGTATGCACAAGATCAAGGTCGGAGACTGGCGGGATAGCTCGGAACCAATGCGTGTGGTATCGGGTCCCATCGGCAGGGAAAAGATCCATTACGAAGCGCCACCGGCCGGAAAGCTCGATAAAGAAATGGAGCGTTTCTTCTCATGGTGGAAAGAGAGTACGGCCAATGCCGAAGGGATAATCCGCGCAGCCATTGCCCATTTCTGGTTTGTGACCATACATCCGTTTGACGACGGCAACGGACGTATCGCAAGAGTATTGACCGATATGGCGCTGGCACAGGACGACAAGCAGCACAACCGCTACTACAGCCTATCCACACAGATCATGGCCGAGCGGGAGACCTATTACACCATTCTTGAAAACACCCAAAAAGGAAACGGTGACATTACCGACTGGCTGGTATGGTTTCTGGGATGCTTCGCCAGGGCCATCGAACGATCGGAGACAATCCTTGCCGGTGTGTTCATGAGGGCTGAATTCTGGCGAAAGCATGCAGAGGTCACCCTATCCGACCGGCAGAAGAAGGTTATCAATCGAGTTCTTGAGGAAGGACCAAGCGGGTTTGAAGGTGGATTGACGACTCGAAAGTACGCCTCGATCGGCAAGGTGAGCCGGGCAACGGCATTCAGGGAACTGGATCAGCTGGTTGAGCTGGGCATACTGAAAAGAAGTGGCAAGGGGCGAAGTGTCAGTTATGAGTTACCTGCAAACACTCTTTCCGACTGA
- a CDS encoding RICIN domain-containing protein, producing MDLNGRTCKIIAKHSGMAIAVAGAGTGDGAKVIQWPWNGGDEQVFLFTDLGNNHYRITPKHSGSAIGKGADFIFQINDIIQWSWADTDDQKFRITPVSDGYFKLETYGRPGRALAVGGASQIQGAGVIVWDWLNSDEQKFQIIPVDNQLHIPWSFNLHPEDVGLSDTEGVVPNPEIYKAKIEAAFKLIKELGGRFVRTDFSWKRLADGSCRDDVVKFYDHFTETAQAYGIGINCILFRCPARLEKDGNWDAFVDEFSQYCRFVAEKWGNKISTYQIWNEANHILAAKNPIKYYTRNDAADLFVKADKALQAGGGDHVSMINIMCNNDWSWETTLQTWIKQIDERCHDHRIRTIGIDHYPGTWTLGDYEDWWPMERVVNILEGKNYNWTIAETGFASGIWKNVDLWHTPEEQKRWMEVSLGALYKKLRYNQKFSDGLQYINLYQLYDADPNEKTVIESWSPFESYFGVCDFKGNRKPAFSALEKKIAEVL from the coding sequence ATGGATCTCAACGGACGTACATGTAAAATCATCGCTAAACATAGCGGGATGGCGATTGCCGTTGCCGGAGCCGGTACCGGAGACGGGGCCAAGGTCATTCAATGGCCCTGGAATGGAGGTGACGAACAGGTCTTTCTTTTCACCGACCTGGGAAACAACCATTACCGGATAACCCCCAAACACAGCGGCAGTGCCATTGGCAAAGGGGCCGACTTCATTTTTCAAATCAACGACATCATCCAATGGAGCTGGGCCGACACCGACGATCAGAAATTCAGAATAACGCCGGTCTCGGATGGTTACTTTAAACTGGAAACATACGGCAGACCCGGTAGAGCATTGGCTGTCGGCGGCGCGTCCCAGATCCAGGGCGCCGGTGTGATCGTCTGGGATTGGCTCAATTCCGACGAACAAAAATTTCAGATCATCCCGGTTGACAACCAGCTCCATATTCCCTGGTCTTTTAACCTTCATCCGGAAGATGTCGGACTCTCGGACACGGAAGGGGTCGTCCCCAACCCCGAAATCTATAAGGCAAAAATCGAAGCCGCTTTCAAACTCATAAAGGAACTGGGCGGACGTTTCGTCAGAACCGATTTTTCCTGGAAACGCCTTGCTGACGGCAGTTGCAGGGATGACGTCGTGAAGTTCTATGATCATTTCACGGAAACCGCCCAAGCATACGGCATCGGCATCAACTGCATCCTGTTCCGCTGTCCGGCCCGTCTTGAGAAGGACGGCAATTGGGATGCCTTTGTCGATGAGTTCTCCCAATACTGTCGTTTCGTCGCCGAGAAATGGGGGAACAAAATCAGCACGTATCAGATATGGAACGAGGCCAACCACATCCTGGCAGCCAAGAACCCCATCAAATACTACACCAGGAACGACGCGGCGGATCTCTTCGTCAAAGCGGACAAAGCCCTCCAGGCAGGTGGCGGCGATCACGTCAGCATGATCAACATCATGTGCAATAACGACTGGTCATGGGAAACAACTCTACAGACATGGATTAAACAGATTGATGAACGATGCCACGATCACAGGATCAGGACCATTGGCATCGATCACTATCCCGGTACCTGGACGCTGGGCGACTATGAGGACTGGTGGCCCATGGAAAGAGTCGTCAATATTCTTGAAGGTAAGAACTATAACTGGACCATAGCCGAAACCGGCTTCGCAAGCGGAATCTGGAAAAATGTCGATCTCTGGCATACCCCGGAGGAGCAAAAACGCTGGATGGAAGTCAGCCTGGGAGCACTATATAAGAAATTGCGTTACAACCAAAAATTCAGCGACGGGCTACAGTATATCAATCTCTATCAGCTCTATGACGCCGATCCGAACGAAAAGACGGTTATCGAATCCTGGTCGCCATTCGAGTCGTATTTCGGTGTATGCGATTTCAAGGGTAATCGCAAACCGGCATTCTCCGCCCTGGAAAAAAAGATCGCCGAAGTGCTCTGA
- a CDS encoding Fic family protein, translated as MIQYIWQRPEWPKFTWDDARLLTPLGECRLLQGKLLTKVSTLGLSLEHQAQAEILVEEAIKTAAIEGEQLDVRSVRSSVARRLGLPSAGLPVDRRIDDLVSVLLDATQNFEKPLTKERLWGWQAALFPSGYSGMHRIKVGGWQDSSEPMRVVSGSIGREKIHYEAPPAKILKTEMERFFSWWKESTANVEGIIRAAIAHFWFVTIHPFDDGNGRIARVLTDMALAQDDKQHNRYYSLSTQIMAERETYYTILENTQKGNGDITDWLVWFLECFARAIERSETILAGVFMRAEFWRKHAEVTLSERYFQS; from the coding sequence ATGATTCAGTACATCTGGCAACGGCCTGAATGGCCAAAGTTCACCTGGGATGATGCCCGGTTGCTGACTCCTCTTGGAGAGTGCCGTTTGTTGCAGGGGAAGCTGCTGACAAAGGTATCCACTCTTGGTTTGTCCCTTGAGCATCAGGCCCAGGCTGAAATATTGGTTGAAGAGGCCATCAAAACAGCCGCTATCGAAGGTGAACAGCTCGACGTGCGTTCTGTGCGTTCTTCGGTAGCAAGGAGACTTGGACTACCATCGGCGGGACTTCCTGTAGATCGTCGCATAGATGACCTCGTATCGGTATTGCTGGATGCCACGCAGAACTTTGAAAAGCCGCTGACAAAGGAACGACTGTGGGGCTGGCAAGCCGCCCTCTTCCCTTCCGGCTATTCCGGTATGCACAGGATCAAGGTCGGAGGCTGGCAGGATAGCTCGGAACCAATGCGTGTGGTATCGGGCTCCATCGGCAGGGAAAAAATCCATTACGAAGCGCCACCTGCCAAAATACTTAAAACTGAGATGGAACGTTTCTTCTCATGGTGGAAAGAGAGTACGGCTAATGTCGAAGGGATAATACGCGCAGCCATTGCCCATTTCTGGTTTGTGACCATACATCCGTTTGATGATGGCAACGGACGTATCGCAAGAGTATTGACCGATATGGCGCTGGCACAGGACGACAAGCAGCACAACCGCTACTACAGCCTATCCACACAGATCATGGCCGAGCGGGAGACCTATTACACCATTCTTGAAAACACCCAAAAAGGAAACGGTGACATTACCGACTGGCTGGTATGGTTTCTGGAATGCTTCGCCAGGGCCATCGAACGATCGGAGACAATCCTTGCCGGTGTGTTCATGAGGGCTGAATTCTGGCGAAAGCATGCAGAGGTCACCCTATCCGAACGGTATTTTCAGTCTTGA